A DNA window from Mastomys coucha isolate ucsf_1 unplaced genomic scaffold, UCSF_Mcou_1 pScaffold21, whole genome shotgun sequence contains the following coding sequences:
- the LOC116100717 gene encoding olfactory receptor 51V1-like, which produces MSVLSVTNFTSSRFALTGFPGLEIYYFWLSVPFFIIYVTVFLGNCMVLHVIRTEPSLHQPMFYFLAMLALTDLCMGLSTVHTVLGILWGFLQDISLDACIAQSYFIHGLSFMESSVLLAMSFDRYIAICNPLRYSSILTNDRIMKIGVAILCRSSMLIPPVIIRLKFLNYCRPHFLSHSFCLHQDLIRMACGDIRFNSIYGLALVISNLLLDSVLILMSYIMILHTVLSIASREERIKSLQTCVSHISAVLVFYIPIIGLTMVHRFGKHLSPLVHVLMGNIYILFPPLMNPIIYSIKTQQIRVRIQRLFWNRT; this is translated from the coding sequence ATGTCTGTTCTCTCTGTCACAAACTTCACTAGTTCTAGGTTTGCTTTGACTGGTTTTCCTGGTTTAGAGATTTATTACTTCTGGCTATCTGTCCCATTCTTCATAATCTATGTGACAGTGTTCCTGGGGAACTGTATGGTACTTCATGTGATCCGAACAGAGCCAAGCCTGCACCAGCCCATGTTCTATTTCCTGGCCATGTTAGCCCTCACGGACCTGTGCATGGGGCTATCCACTGTGCACACGGTACTGGGCATCCTTTGGGGCTTCCTTCAAGATATCAGCCTTGATGCCTGCATTGCACAGTCTTACTTCATTCATGGTTTGTCCTTCATGGAGTCCTCTGTTCTCCTCGCTATGTCCTTTGACCGCTACATTGCCATTTGCAACCCTCTACGCTATTCCTCCATCCTAACCAATGACAGAATCATGAAAATCGGAGTGGCCATCTTATGTAGGAGTTCTATGCTCATTCCTCCAGTTATTATCCGCCTGAAGTTCTTAAATTACTGCCGGcctcatttcctctcccactCTTTCTGCCTGCACCAAGACTTAATTAGAATGGCCTGTGGAGACATCCGTTTCAATAGCATCTATGGTCTAGCTCTGGTGATCAGCAATCTGTTGCTGGATTCAGTGCTAATATTAATGTCATATATTATGATCCTGCACACAGTTCTGTCCATTGCATCCCGGGAGGAGAGAATCAAATCTTTGCAAACATGTGTATCTCACATCTCTGCTGTTTTGGTTTTCTACATCCCCATCATTGGTCTGACCATGGTCCACCGATTTGGGAAGCATCTCTCACCATTGGTTCATGTCCTCATGGGCAACATTTACATCCTTTTCCCACCCTTGATGAACCCCATTATATACAGTATCAAGACTCAACAGATACGAGTgagaattcagagactgttctgGAACAGAACCTAA
- the LOC116100716 gene encoding olfactory receptor 52Z1-like has translation MTSSTSLNHTNLRDIWYTMIGIPGLEDTHIWLSIPIFSMYIVAVVGNTFLILLISTEHSLHEPMYFLLFMLALADIFLSTVTIPKVLAIFWFQAGGISFTSCVSQMFFLHFIFVAESGILLSMALDRYVAICYPLRYTTILTPSVIIKMGIASVTRSFFICFPLIFLVYRLTYCGRNIIRHSYCEHMGIARLACDSIKVNIYYGLVVALFSICLDVVLIIVSYALILCAVYRMPSQDARLKALSTCGSHVCVILLFYTPVFFSSLAHRFGGNSIPLHVHILLANLYVVLPPSLNPIIYGVKTKQIQERVVQFFSLNKVIC, from the coding sequence ATGACGTCATCAACATCTTTAAATCACACCAATCTCAGAGACATCTGGTATACTATGATTGGGATCCCAGGACTAGAAGATACCCACATTTGGCTCTCCATACCCATCTTTTCTATGTACATAGTAGCTGTTGTAGGCAATACATTCCTAATATTGCTGATCTCCACTGAGCATAGTCTTCACGAACCTATGTACTTTTTACTATTTATGTTGGCTCTTGCCGATATCTTCTTGTCCACAGTAACCATTCCAAAGGTACTAGCAATCTTCTGGTTCCAAGCTGGAGGCATTTCTTTTACTAGCTGTGTGTCTCAGATGTTTTTCCTCCACTTCATCTTTGTGGCAGAGTCTGGTATACTACTCTCCATGGCACTTGACCGTTATGTGGCTATCTGCTATCCACTAAGATACACCACCATTCTAACCCCATCTGTCATCATCAAAATGGGCATTGCTTCTGTGACTAGAAGTTTCTTCATCTGCTTCCCCCTGATCTTCCTTGTTTATAGGCTCACCTATTGTGGGAGGAACATCATTCGTCACTCATACTGTGAACACATGGGCATTGCCAGGTTGGCCTGTGACAGCATCAAAGTCAATATTTACTATGGATTGGTTGTAGCTCTATTTTCTATATGTCTAGATGTAGTACTTATTATTGTCTCCTATGCTCTCATACTTTGCGCTGTGTATCGAATGCCTTCCCAAGATGCCAGACTCAAGGCTCTGAGTACATGTGGCTCCCATGTCTGTGTCATCCTGTTGTTTTATAcgccagttttcttttcttcccttgctCACCGTTTTGGAGGTAACAGCATACCATTGCATGTTCACATCCTCCTAGCTAACCTCTATGTGGTTCTACCACCTTCCCTCAACCCCATCATTTATGGAGTGAAGACCAAGCAAATTCAggagagagttgttcagtttttttctttgaacaaGGTAATTTGTTGA
- the LOC116100714 gene encoding olfactory receptor 52Z1-like, producing the protein MISSTTLNYTNARDIWYTMIGIPGLEDSHIWISIPICSMYIVAIGGNALLLFLIISERSLHEPMYLFLSMLALADIFLSTVTTPKMLAIFWFQAGGISFASCVSQMFFLHFIFVAESAILLAMAFDRYVAICYPLRYTTILTPSVIIKMGIASVIRSFFICFPLIFLVYRLTYCGRSIIRHSYCEHMGIARLACDSIKVNIYYGVIVALFSTCLDVVLIIVSYVLILCAVFRIPSRDARLKALGTCGSHVCVILLFYTPAFFSFFAHRFGGHSIPLHVHILLANLYVVVPPTVNPIIYGVKTKQIQERFIQVFSWGKSFC; encoded by the coding sequence ATGATATCTTCAACCACTTTAAATTACACCAATGCCAGAGACATCTGGTACACCATGATTGGGATCCCAGGATTGGAAGACTCACACATATGGATCTCTATCCCCATCTGTTCAATGTACATAGTGGCCATTGGAGGCAATGCACTGCTATTATTCCTGATCATCTCTGAACGCAGCCTTCATGAACCCATGTACCTTTTCCTGTCTATGTTGGCACTGGCTGATATCTTTCTGTCTACAGTCACAACACCAAAAATGCTAGCAATCTTCTGGTTCCAAGCTGGAGGCATTTCTTTTGCTAGCTGTGTATCTCAGATGTTTTTCCTCCACTTCATCTTTGTGGCAGAGTCTGCCATACTGCTGGCTATGGCATTTGACCGTTATGTGGCTATCTGCTATCCACTAAGATACACCACCATTCTAACCCCATCTGTCATCATCAAAATGGGCATTGCATCTGTAATTAGAAGTTTCTTCATCTGCTTCCCCCTGATCTTTCTTGTTTATAGGCTCACCTATTGTGGGAGGAGCATCATTCGTCACTCATACTGTGAACACATGGGCATTGCCAGGTTGGCCTGTGACAGCATCAAGGTCAATATTTACTATGGCGTGATCGTGGCTCTATTTTCAACATGCTTAGATGTTGTGCTGATCATTGTCTCATATGTCCTTATCCTTTGTGCTGTGTTTAGAATTCCTTCCCGAGATGCCAGACTCAAGGCTCTAGGTACTTGTGGCTCCCATGTTTGTGTTATTCTTCTGTTCTACACACcagcattcttttctttctttgctcatCGTTTTGGGGGTCACAGTATACCACTGCATGTGCACATTCTCCTTGCCAACCTCTATGTGGTAGTACCACCTACTGTCAACCCCATCATTTATGGAGTGAAGACTAAACAAATTCAGGAGAGGTTTATCCAAGTCTTTTCTTGGGGAAAGTCATTTTGttga
- the LOC116100715 gene encoding olfactory receptor 52Z1-like, with the protein MMISSNHTNLRDIWYTMIGIPGLEDIHIWLSIPICSMYIVALIGNTLLIVLIFTEHSLHEPMYIFLSMLALADIILSTVTTPKVLAIFWFQAGGISFASCVSQMFFLHFMFVTESAILLAMSFDRYVAICFPLRYTTILTPSIICRMGIASVTRSFFICFPLVFLVYRLNYCGRNIIPHSYCEHMGIARLACDSIKVNIYYGMTVPLFSIGLDIMLIIISYSLILHTIFRIPSRNARLKALGTCGSHVCVIFLFYTPSLFTFFAHRFGGHSIPRHMHILFANLYVVVPPTLNPIIYGVKTKQIQDRFFQMFSKACF; encoded by the coding sequence ATGATGATATCTTCAAATCACACCAACCTTAGAGACATTTGGTACACAATGATTGGGATCCCAGGATTAGAAGATATACACATCTGGCTCTCCATCCCCATCTGTTCAATGTACATAGTGGCTCTCATAGGCAATACCCTATTAATAGTCCTGATCTTCACAGAACACAGTCTTCATGAACCAATGTACATTTTCCTCTCCATGTTGGCCCTGGCTGATATCATTCTATCTACAGTGACAACACCAAAGGTCCTTGCCATCTTTTGGTTTCAAGCTGGAGGGATTTCTTTTGCTAGCTGTGTGTCTCAGATGTTTTTTCTGCACTTCATGTTTGTGACAGAGTCTGCCATACTGCTGGCTATGTCATTTGACCGTTATGTAGCCATCTGCTTTCCACTAAGATATACTACCATTTTAACCCCTTCGATAATCTGCAGAATGGGTATTGCATCTGTAACCAGAAGCTTCTTCATCTGTTTCCCCTTGGTCTTTCTAGTTTATCGACTCAATTATTGTGGGAGGAACATCATTCCTCACTCATACTGTGAACATATGGGCATTGCTAGGTTAGCCTGTGACAGCATCAAAGTCAATATTTACTATGGGATGACTGTGCCTTTATTTTCCATAGGTCTAGACATTATGCTTATTATCATCTCCTACAGTCTTATACTTCATACAATATTTAGAATCCCTTCACGAAATGCCCGACTCAAGGCTCTGGGTACATGTGGCTCTCATGTCTGTGTCATCTTTCTGTTCTATACACCTTCTCTCTTTACCTTTTTTGCTCACCGTTTTGGGGGCCACAGCATACCACGTCACATGCACATTCTTTTTGCTAACCTCTATGTGGTGGTACCCCCTACTCTCAACCCTATCATATATGGAGTGAAGACAAAGCAAATTCAGGACAGGTTTTTCCAGATGTTTTCTAAGGCATGTTTTTGA